In a genomic window of bacterium:
- a CDS encoding RND transporter: protein MMWLDSIPWSIVILLCLTIGLAPFTPPHLVEKIQMLAEGRLVRAIDWFDLLLHAAPWLLLILKGMRAATKS from the coding sequence ATGATGTGGCTGGACTCGATCCCCTGGTCGATCGTCATCCTGCTTTGTCTGACGATCGGGCTGGCGCCTTTTACGCCGCCGCATCTCGTCGAGAAGATCCAGATGCTGGCCGAGGGCCGGTTGGTTCGGGCGATCGACTGGTTCGACCTGCTGCTCCATGCCGCGCCCTGGTTGCTCTTGATTCTCAAGGGCATGCGCGCGGCAACGAAGAGCTAG
- a CDS encoding sodium:alanine symporter family protein, which produces MSTWIGTASDWLWGPPMLFLVLGTGLYLIVRLRVVQLRELPAALGALLRRPDTGDEGDISPWAALMTAVGGIVGNGNIAGVATAITAGGPGALFWMWISGVVGMGTMFAESVLGVRYRKKSADGLWVGGPMYYLRDRLGWPRVAAFFAVGMALKTLLATTTVQSNSIASVVGAQLGWAPFTACLAVAALTAVAVLGGVRTVAVASEVLAPVMGLLYLTGAGAALFVFREQLLPALGLVFEHAFSPIAATGGFLGAGVREAFRFGVARGVYSNEAGTGSVPIAHASARTHDPVRQGKVAMLGVLLDTLIVSSATGLVLLASGVWSSGLDSTALTASAFAAGLGETGGWIVLAASILFGLSTLISWAFYGEQCAAYLFGPKARLPYRMLYCLAILGGAAAGARAIWAWADLLNGVMAIPNLIALVVLGGEVGRMLLVRGALVKERD; this is translated from the coding sequence ATGAGCACCTGGATCGGCACCGCGAGCGACTGGCTGTGGGGGCCACCCATGCTGTTTCTAGTGCTCGGGACGGGCCTCTACCTGATCGTCCGCCTGCGGGTCGTGCAACTGCGCGAGCTGCCCGCGGCTTTGGGAGCGCTTCTCAGGAGACCGGATACCGGAGACGAAGGCGACATCAGCCCGTGGGCGGCGCTCATGACCGCCGTCGGCGGTATCGTCGGCAACGGCAACATCGCCGGTGTCGCGACCGCCATCACGGCCGGTGGCCCGGGTGCCCTTTTCTGGATGTGGATTTCGGGCGTAGTCGGCATGGGAACCATGTTTGCCGAATCGGTACTTGGGGTGCGCTACCGCAAGAAGTCGGCGGACGGGCTCTGGGTGGGCGGCCCGATGTACTACCTTCGTGACCGCCTGGGATGGCCGCGCGTGGCGGCCTTCTTCGCGGTCGGCATGGCCCTCAAGACGCTGCTCGCCACCACTACCGTCCAGAGCAACTCGATCGCCTCGGTCGTCGGCGCCCAGCTCGGATGGGCCCCGTTCACGGCCTGCCTGGCGGTCGCGGCCCTGACCGCGGTGGCGGTTCTCGGTGGCGTGCGCACGGTGGCTGTGGCGTCGGAGGTCTTGGCGCCGGTCATGGGTCTTCTCTATCTGACCGGAGCCGGGGCGGCGCTCTTCGTCTTTCGTGAGCAGCTCCTGCCAGCTCTTGGGCTGGTGTTCGAGCATGCCTTCAGCCCGATCGCCGCCACCGGCGGCTTTCTGGGCGCGGGAGTTCGCGAGGCTTTTCGCTTCGGTGTCGCCCGCGGCGTCTACTCGAACGAGGCCGGAACCGGCTCGGTGCCGATCGCCCATGCCTCGGCGAGGACGCATGATCCGGTCCGGCAGGGGAAGGTCGCGATGCTCGGTGTTCTGCTCGACACCCTGATCGTCTCGAGCGCGACCGGATTGGTGCTCCTTGCCAGCGGCGTTTGGAGCTCGGGCCTCGATTCGACCGCTCTCACCGCGTCTGCCTTTGCTGCCGGGCTCGGCGAGACCGGAGGATGGATCGTGCTGGCGGCCTCGATCTTGTTCGGACTCTCGACGCTGATCTCCTGGGCGTTCTACGGCGAGCAGTGCGCCGCCTACCTGTTCGGACCGAAGGCTCGACTGCCGTACCGGATGCTCTACTGCCTCGCCATCCTGGGCGGCGCCGCGGCCGGGGCGCGCGCGATCTGGGCCTGGGCCGATCTTCTCAACGGAGTCATGGCGATTCCCAACCTCATCGCCCTGGTGGTTCTGGGCGGCGAAGTCGGGCGCATGCTCCTGGTGCGCGGAGCGCTCGTCAAAGAGCGCGACTAG